One Chromobacterium paludis genomic window carries:
- a CDS encoding methyltransferase domain-containing protein, whose product MKLALEFLRGKGIEFGRGAHNPLAPDNCISIAPCNGVEYMEENDLDDYRYHFSLQMHYHSSVTRVDVVAEADQIPFIEDNSLDYIATSHVLEHIPDIFSAWHEWWRVLKPGGVNFMIVPKRIALEDDTIRPISSLNDFTNAFIRKIKPKDLPDMPWRGHYHVFTLQSLLDAVNWYNQQGMGMWELAALEESDTKVGNGHTLVLKKTLHLPDIQDTAMLLGQFFSDDDHVKTKEAAKQILSLNFRIHEAWFMLAIAELSTGETQAAIQAITQALILQPRNIEYNSIYQNITKCAFQYPTSLIDYYARMI is encoded by the coding sequence ATGAAACTGGCACTGGAATTCCTACGCGGAAAAGGCATCGAATTTGGACGCGGCGCTCACAACCCTTTAGCACCAGACAATTGCATCTCCATTGCACCATGCAATGGGGTTGAATATATGGAGGAAAATGATCTCGATGATTACCGATACCATTTTTCCTTACAAATGCACTACCACTCTTCAGTCACCAGAGTAGATGTCGTGGCTGAAGCAGATCAAATTCCATTCATTGAAGATAACTCCCTAGATTACATCGCCACCTCTCACGTACTGGAACATATTCCTGACATTTTCTCAGCCTGGCACGAGTGGTGGCGTGTATTGAAGCCAGGCGGCGTAAATTTCATGATCGTTCCCAAACGCATCGCCCTAGAAGATGACACCATCAGACCCATCTCCTCACTTAATGATTTCACTAATGCATTTATAAGAAAAATCAAACCCAAGGATCTTCCTGACATGCCATGGCGTGGCCATTACCATGTATTCACGCTTCAATCATTGCTTGATGCCGTGAACTGGTATAACCAACAAGGCATGGGAATGTGGGAACTCGCAGCATTAGAGGAGAGCGATACAAAGGTAGGAAATGGCCATACTCTTGTGCTGAAGAAAACACTACACTTACCGGACATCCAAGACACTGCAATGCTACTTGGTCAATTTTTTTCCGATGACGACCATGTAAAAACCAAAGAAGCTGCCAAACAAATTCTCTCCCTAAACTTCAGAATTCACGAAGCCTGGTTTATGCTTGCGATAGCAGAATTAAGCACAGGAGAGACACAAGCAGCAATTCAAGCCATCACCCAAGCACTCATACTCCAACCCAGAAACATTGAATACAATAGCATTTACCAAAACATCACAAAATGTGCATTTCAATATCCAACCAGCCTAATAGACTATTACGCTCGCATGATTTAA
- a CDS encoding carboxymuconolactone decarboxylase family protein gives MNRIAIPAAEHIPAASQPLLAAVQQQLGMVPNLMKLLAHSPAALEGYLSLNGALGKGKLSAALRERIALAVAEFNGCDYCLSAHSYLAKHVAKLGDDEIAAARDFASADAKQAAALRFALKVAEQRGRVADAELAALRGAGFDEAETLEIVTVVALNILTNYVNNAAATAVDFPLVQARG, from the coding sequence ATGAACCGCATCGCCATCCCCGCCGCCGAGCACATCCCCGCCGCCAGCCAGCCGCTGCTCGCCGCCGTGCAACAACAACTGGGCATGGTGCCCAATCTGATGAAGCTGCTGGCCCACAGCCCTGCCGCGCTGGAAGGTTATCTGTCGCTGAACGGCGCGCTGGGCAAGGGCAAGCTGAGCGCCGCGCTGCGCGAGCGCATCGCGCTGGCGGTGGCCGAATTCAACGGCTGCGACTACTGCCTGTCCGCCCACAGCTATCTGGCCAAGCACGTGGCCAAGCTCGGCGATGACGAAATCGCCGCCGCCCGCGACTTCGCCAGCGCCGACGCCAAACAGGCCGCCGCGCTGCGCTTCGCGCTGAAGGTGGCGGAACAGCGCGGCCGCGTGGCCGACGCCGAACTGGCCGCCCTGCGCGGCGCCGGCTTCGACGAGGCGGAAACGCTGGAAATCGTGACCGTAGTGGCGCTGAACATCCTGACCAACTACGTCAACAACGCCGCCGCCACCGCGGTGGACTTTCCGCTGGTCCAAGCCCGCGGCTAA
- a CDS encoding LysR family transcriptional regulator: MDRFHLMAVFVAVAEEEGFAGAARRLKLSPPAVTRAVAALEENLGVRLLNRTTRYVRVTEAGARYLDDARRILAAVDEAEEAAAGGNAEPRGLIRLTAPVLFGRLYVMPIVLDFLRQHPLVEVSAQLRDNVVNLMEEGLDAAVRIGHLPDSSLRAIKVGEVRRLVCAAPDYLARHGAPDAPEDLLSHTVIASTAASASLEWKFGADGERRVRVRPRLTVSGNDVAIDAAQGGFGLIRVMSYQVAEALAAGKLERVLTAYESAPLPIHIVHAESRYGSTRMRRFIDFLAERLRADPRLIG, translated from the coding sequence ATGGACCGTTTCCACCTGATGGCCGTTTTCGTCGCCGTGGCGGAGGAGGAAGGCTTCGCCGGCGCGGCGCGCAGGCTCAAGCTGTCGCCGCCGGCGGTGACGCGCGCGGTGGCGGCGTTGGAGGAAAACCTGGGCGTGCGCCTGCTGAACCGCACCACGCGCTATGTCAGGGTGACGGAGGCCGGCGCGCGCTATCTGGACGACGCGCGCCGCATCCTGGCGGCGGTGGATGAGGCGGAAGAGGCGGCGGCCGGCGGCAACGCCGAGCCGCGCGGCCTGATCCGGCTGACCGCGCCGGTCTTGTTCGGCCGGCTGTACGTGATGCCCATTGTGCTGGATTTTTTGCGTCAGCACCCGTTGGTGGAGGTATCGGCGCAGCTGCGCGACAACGTGGTGAACCTGATGGAGGAAGGACTGGACGCGGCGGTGCGCATTGGGCATCTGCCGGATTCCTCGCTGCGCGCGATCAAGGTGGGCGAGGTGAGACGGCTGGTGTGCGCGGCGCCGGATTATCTGGCGCGGCATGGCGCGCCGGATGCGCCGGAAGACTTGCTGAGCCACACCGTGATCGCGTCCACCGCCGCCTCGGCTTCGCTGGAGTGGAAGTTCGGCGCGGATGGCGAGCGGCGGGTGCGGGTGCGGCCGCGGCTGACGGTCAGCGGCAACGATGTGGCGATAGACGCGGCGCAGGGCGGATTCGGTCTGATCCGGGTGATGTCCTACCAGGTGGCGGAGGCGTTGGCGGCGGGCAAGCTGGAGCGGGTGCTGACGGCTTACGAGAGCGCGCCGCTGCCGATACACATCGTCCACGCCGAAAGCCGCTACGGCTCGACGCGGATGCGCCGCTTCATCGACTTCCTGGCCGAGCGGCTGCGCGCGGATCCGCGGCTTATAGGTTGA
- a CDS encoding 2Fe-2S iron-sulfur cluster-binding protein, which produces MSDTRPASPWHAGEQEMQRRAGSLDALAAVGPRVVRDHMPEQHRAFFRQLPFLAMAALDEAGRPWAGIVEGLPGFVDSPDPRALSIAALPSPADPLRDCLRPGAAVALLGIELHTRRRNRMNGELIELDDAGCVVAVRQSFGNCPKYIQQREFSFSREPGPRIVGSVEWMDELDDDARAAIAAADTFFVASACRDEAGGWQADVSHRGGKPGFVKIDGDALTIPDFAGNGYFNTLGNLLLHPRAGLLFVDFASGDTLQLAGQAQVLDAEAAAVFDDAERLWTFRVERVVRRRNALALRWTLREYSPFALATGSWPHAAPERRWLPLRVAQVEDESSVVRSLYFEPADGTAPPPFLPGQHLSLKVAGVDGARMRNYTLSQTGSYRISVKRQGKASARLHQLAPGDIVEALPPRGDFTLARADRPIALLAGGIGITPMLAFLHQLTENPAAMPPTLLAYATRNVAERAFDAELETLRVQSGGKLRIVKAVSQPETGRRLGVDYQHAGHVDIDLLRGYGLSLDGDVYLCGPAGFMQTLYEQLIDAGVEDARIHAEAFGPAGLRRVGHPVQALPAPADGAVPVRFAASALDAEWQPGQSLLELAESCGLNPDFSCRGGTCGSCRAALLAGQATYLQTPEYGTQPGEILLCCAYPAAGADRLEINL; this is translated from the coding sequence ATGTCCGACACCCGCCCCGCCTCGCCCTGGCACGCCGGCGAACAAGAAATGCAACGCCGCGCCGGCAGCCTGGACGCGCTGGCGGCGGTCGGCCCGCGCGTGGTGCGCGACCATATGCCGGAACAGCACCGCGCGTTTTTCCGTCAGTTGCCTTTCCTGGCGATGGCGGCACTGGACGAGGCCGGGCGGCCTTGGGCGGGCATCGTCGAAGGCCTGCCCGGCTTTGTCGATTCGCCCGATCCGCGTGCGCTGAGCATCGCCGCCCTGCCCAGTCCGGCCGACCCCCTGCGCGACTGCCTGCGCCCCGGCGCGGCGGTGGCCCTGCTCGGCATCGAGCTGCACACGCGCCGCCGCAACCGCATGAACGGCGAGTTGATCGAGCTGGATGATGCCGGCTGCGTCGTCGCCGTCCGGCAATCTTTCGGCAACTGCCCCAAATACATACAGCAGCGGGAATTCTCATTCTCCCGCGAGCCGGGGCCGCGCATTGTGGGATCGGTAGAGTGGATGGACGAGCTGGACGATGACGCGCGCGCCGCCATCGCCGCCGCCGACACCTTCTTCGTCGCCAGCGCCTGCCGGGACGAGGCCGGTGGCTGGCAGGCCGACGTGTCGCATCGCGGCGGCAAGCCCGGTTTCGTCAAAATAGACGGCGACGCGCTGACCATTCCGGACTTTGCCGGCAACGGCTATTTCAACACCCTGGGCAATTTGCTGCTGCATCCGCGCGCCGGCCTGCTATTCGTCGACTTCGCCAGCGGCGACACGCTGCAGCTGGCCGGCCAGGCCCAGGTGCTGGATGCCGAGGCGGCCGCCGTTTTCGATGACGCGGAGCGGCTGTGGACCTTCCGCGTGGAGCGGGTGGTGCGCCGCCGCAACGCGCTGGCGTTGCGCTGGACGCTGCGGGAATACTCACCCTTCGCCCTGGCCACCGGCTCCTGGCCGCACGCCGCGCCAGAGCGGCGATGGCTGCCCTTGCGCGTCGCCCAGGTGGAGGACGAAAGCAGCGTCGTCCGCTCCCTCTATTTCGAGCCGGCGGACGGGACGGCACCGCCGCCCTTCCTGCCCGGCCAGCACCTGAGCCTGAAAGTGGCGGGCGTGGACGGCGCGCGCATGCGCAACTACACGCTGTCGCAAACCGGCAGCTACCGCATCAGCGTCAAACGCCAGGGCAAGGCCTCGGCCCGGCTGCACCAGTTGGCGCCGGGCGACATTGTGGAGGCGCTGCCACCGCGCGGCGATTTCACCCTGGCGCGCGCCGACCGCCCCATCGCGCTGTTGGCCGGCGGCATCGGCATCACGCCCATGCTGGCCTTCCTGCATCAGTTGACGGAAAACCCGGCCGCCATGCCGCCCACGCTGCTGGCCTACGCCACCCGCAATGTGGCCGAACGCGCCTTCGACGCCGAGCTGGAAACCTTGCGGGTCCAATCCGGCGGCAAGCTGCGCATCGTCAAGGCCGTCAGCCAGCCGGAAACCGGCCGCCGGCTGGGCGTCGACTACCAGCACGCCGGCCATGTGGATATCGACCTGCTGCGCGGCTACGGCCTCAGCCTGGATGGAGACGTCTATCTGTGCGGCCCGGCCGGCTTCATGCAAACGCTGTACGAGCAGTTGATCGATGCCGGCGTGGAGGACGCGCGCATCCATGCCGAAGCCTTTGGTCCGGCCGGGCTGCGACGCGTCGGCCATCCAGTCCAGGCCTTGCCGGCGCCGGCCGACGGCGCGGTGCCGGTGCGCTTCGCCGCGTCAGCCCTAGACGCCGAATGGCAACCCGGCCAGAGCCTGCTGGAATTGGCCGAATCCTGCGGCCTGAATCCGGATTTCAGCTGCCGCGGCGGCACCTGCGGCAGCTGCCGAGCCGCCTTGCTGGCCGGCCAGGCCACCTATCTGCAAACGCCGGAATACGGCACCCAGCCCGGCGAGATTTTGCTGTGCTGCGCCTACCCAGCCGCCGGGGCGGACAGGCTGGAAATCAACCTATAA